The DNA segment GAAGGGGCAGCGAAAAATGGCTCGCTTGCCCTGTCGCATTTTTACGCGAACCGCTATGTTAGCTGGAAGATCGACTATAGCAATATGGTAGAAATACTATAAAAAGCGAGCTCAAGCCGTGGACGACACCTCATCACCGTTGCTGGCCAAAGACCCGCAGCCCAGCGCGCTGCTAGCGGCCAACGCTCAATTGATCAGTGCCAATCGCGCCTTGCAGGCGATGATTGCCCAAGGGCCGGCGCTGGCGCAGTGGCTGCCGGCCAATTGTGCAGCGCTGGTTCGCGCTTGCCTGCGCCAAGACCGGGCGATTGCCGAGGTCGAGGCGCAGGTTGGCCAGCGGATCTTGCTCTGGACCTTCATCCCCGATGCCCGTGGCCAGCAGGTCTTGGCGCGCTGTCGCGATGCCAGCGACGAGCGCCACGCCGCGCGCGAAGCCAATCAATCGCGCCGGCTGTACCGCCTGATTACCGAGAACACCACCGACCTGATCTCCCGGCACAGCCCGGACGGGCGCTTTCTCGATGCCACTCCAGCGGCCTTTCGCCTGCTTGGGGTGTGGCCAGAGCAGTTGCGCGGCACCCCGGTGCGCAACCTGCTGCACCCGCACGAGCGCCGCCAGGCGCTGCGTCAGGCGGCTGCGGCGTTGGACGCGGATGGCTATCACCTCATGACCTGCCGCGTGCGTCACGCCGATGGCGGCTATCGCTGGTTCGAGATCGCCAGCCGGGCGATTCGCGAAACCTATACCGGGGCGGTGGTGGAGATCGTCAGTGTCTCTCGCGACATCAGCCTGCGCATCGAGGCCCAGCAGAACCTGGCGCACAGTGCCCGGCTGGCGACCCTGGGCGAGCTAGCCTCAGGCATTGCCCACGAAATCAATCAGCCGCTCGCCGCAGTGGTCAATTACGCCAACGCCAGCCAGCGTTACCTGCACGCGGTGGAGCATGACCCACAGGCTCGGGATCGGGTCGGCCAGGGCTTGCAACGCATCGTTGCGCAGGCGACCCACGCCGCCGAGGTGATCCGCCGCTTGCGCGCTTTTCTGCGCAAGGGGCCACGTCGCCTGCAGGCGCTGGCGATCGCCGATATCGCCGGCGAAGCGGTGCGTCTATGCGCGTGGGAGGCGGACCGCGATCAGGTCGAGATCGAGCTGCGCCTGCCCAGCACCTTGCCCCAGGTATACGCCGACCGGGTGCTGCTGGAGCAGGTACTGCTCAACCTGCTGCGCAACGCCATCGACGCCAACCGTGAGCAGCGTCGGGGCCAGCCGTCGCGTATCGTCCTGGCGGCGCGCCGCGAGGGCGACTGGCTGCAGGTCGAGGTCAGCGATCAAGGGCCGGGCGTGGCCTGCGAGCGCCTGGATGATATTTTTACCCCGTTCACCACCAGCAAGGCAGACGGTCTGGGCCTGGGCCTGAGTATGAGCCGCAGCCTTATTGAAGGCTTTGGCGGCAGCCTGCAGGCGCGCTTGGGGGAGGCGGGTGGCTTGGTGCTGTGCTGCCGCTTGGCGGCGATCAAACTATGAAGGACAGGGCAGTGATGCAGGCGAAGGTTTATGTGGTCGATGATGACCAGGGCATGCTCGATTCGACCGTCTGGTTGCTCGAGTCGGTGGGGTTGCAGGCGTTGCCATTCAGCAGTGGCCAGGCGTTTCTGGATGCCTGTGTAGGCGATGAGCCGGCCTGCGTCCTGCTCGATGTGCGGATGCCTGGCCTGGGCGGCCTGGCGGTCCAGCAGGCGTTGCGTGATCGCGGGGTACTGATGCCGGTGATCTTTGTCAGCGGCCATGCCGATGTACCGATCGTGGTACGGGGGTTCAAGGCTGGTGCCTGCGACTTCATCGAAAAGCCCTACAACGAGCAGCTGTTGCTCGACAGCGTCCAAGCGGCATTGAGCCACGCGCGTCAGGCGCAGCAGGGCAGTCTTGAGTTGGTCGCCATTCAGGCCCGTATCGACGGCATGACGCCACGTGAGCGCGACGTGTTCATCCCGCTGGTGCAAGGCCTGAGCAATCGGCAAGTCGCCGAGCAACTGGGGGTTAGCGTGAAAACCGTCGATCTGTATCGAGGACGGGTGATGAAACGCATGCAGGCCAGCAGCCTGGCGCAGTTGGTGGGGATGGCGATTGCCTGTGGCCAGGTGCAGGCGCTGGGGCTGGGCGCAATTGAAGTGAACTAACTGGCAGGCATGAAGGCTAATTTACATAGCCCGCTAATCAAAGCTTTGACATTCACTGCCTAGGCAGTAATATTTTCACACAATTGTCCGAGCGGCTGCCGATGTCTCATTTCAACCCGGAAAACTTCCAGACCTGCGCCATCGGCATGCTGCTGGGCCGCGCCGCAATCCTCAAGGACCGCATCCTCGACTGGCACCTGGAGAGCGAGGGGGTCACCGCCGCGCAATTCAAGGTGCTGATCATCGTCACCCAGTATCAGGTCGACACCCCAGCCGAGCTGT comes from the Pseudomonas urmiensis genome and includes:
- a CDS encoding sensor histidine kinase; protein product: MDDTSSPLLAKDPQPSALLAANAQLISANRALQAMIAQGPALAQWLPANCAALVRACLRQDRAIAEVEAQVGQRILLWTFIPDARGQQVLARCRDASDERHAAREANQSRRLYRLITENTTDLISRHSPDGRFLDATPAAFRLLGVWPEQLRGTPVRNLLHPHERRQALRQAAAALDADGYHLMTCRVRHADGGYRWFEIASRAIRETYTGAVVEIVSVSRDISLRIEAQQNLAHSARLATLGELASGIAHEINQPLAAVVNYANASQRYLHAVEHDPQARDRVGQGLQRIVAQATHAAEVIRRLRAFLRKGPRRLQALAIADIAGEAVRLCAWEADRDQVEIELRLPSTLPQVYADRVLLEQVLLNLLRNAIDANREQRRGQPSRIVLAARREGDWLQVEVSDQGPGVACERLDDIFTPFTTSKADGLGLGLSMSRSLIEGFGGSLQARLGEAGGLVLCCRLAAIKL
- a CDS encoding response regulator transcription factor, which produces MQAKVYVVDDDQGMLDSTVWLLESVGLQALPFSSGQAFLDACVGDEPACVLLDVRMPGLGGLAVQQALRDRGVLMPVIFVSGHADVPIVVRGFKAGACDFIEKPYNEQLLLDSVQAALSHARQAQQGSLELVAIQARIDGMTPRERDVFIPLVQGLSNRQVAEQLGVSVKTVDLYRGRVMKRMQASSLAQLVGMAIACGQVQALGLGAIEVN